The region AATTGGAATATTCAAATTCATCTCTATCTCCTTGAAATATTAAAAATATAATATACTTTTAATATTTAGCTAAAACCCAAGGTAACTTCAATTACTACCTTTTATTTCTTATACAAATCTAGTCTAAACAAAATTTCTCTATACTCGTCAGTATCTGTGAGATTATAAGTTTCACATAAGTATTTATATTCATTTAGAATATTCACAAAACGAGTTCTCATAACACTAGTATCAATACCAGCAAGAATAAGATCCGCAAGTTTTAAACTAAATACTTGCAAAATATCCTGTACCCAAGATATATCAAATTGCGAAGTCATAATACTGCCTTGTCTAACACGATAGATATAAAGATTATCGTTTACAAAAATTGTTTTCTGACTTTTTATAAACAACCTATGAATAGTTGCCTCATCGTCAAAACGCCGACCATTAGTGAATGGAACTTGCAAGAGCAAGTTTTTTTTAAACAGCTTAAAAACAGGCATAATAAAGGCCGAAGCGTTTAGATGCCAATGACCTGCTTGACGATTTATTAATTCTTGAGCTGATAATTCTTCAATACAAAAATCTCTTTCTAGTACATAGAATTTACACTGCCCATCATTCTCATCATAAATAAAATAATTGCCGATTACAATATCCGCCCCAGTCTCTTCCACTTGTTTATGCAAAGTTTCGACCATTCTATTTTCAGCAATATCGTCTGAATCTACAAAAAGAACATACTCCCCGAGCGCTTGAGCAACACCGAAGTTTTTAGCTAAGGCTGCACCTTTATTTTCAGTATGAAACACACGAATCCGGCTATCCAATTCAGAAAATCTATCACATATTTCCCTCGAAGTATCTGTAGAACCATCATTTACCAGAACTATATCTAGATTCGTATAAGTCTGATTCAAAACACTTTGAATGCATTCTTCCAGATAATTTTCTACATTATACACAGGTATAACTACACTAATTAAATCTTCCAATTATACTCCCTTATTATGAATCCCTAACTTATTTATGATTAACTACTCTAAAAACGAGACTCTTTAGAAATTCCCTCTATATATTATACCATTTTTACACTATTTCATAAACAATTACATGGATAACTACTAACTTTTAAAGCGAATAAAAATTTCCAACCACTGATTCTATTATCGCTTTTTCTTAACTTTTTAAGATATGTAAGACTACTATTTTTTAGGCTCATTGTAATAACTTTGTAACCTTAACTTTCAACAATTTTAATATAAAGGAAGAATTATCTTACTCCCCTCCACGTTGTAACTTTTTGATCAACCCAATACAGTTGACAGAGAAAAAAACTCCAAAAGTTTTTTCAACTCTTGGAGTTTTTTCTGACTGATTAGCCAATTCTCAACTATCTACCAATCCCCTTTATTCTTCGTTATCATTTTTACGGCGTTTCGCTACTAAACCTAATCCTGTCAGACCAGCTACTGCTCCAAGAAGAGCTGAAGAAACCGAAGCTGATTCACCAGTATTCGGTAACTGCTTACCTGCCTTAGCTGGAATAGTTTGAGGCTCTGAGTTAATCGAGGTTGAGTGTACCATTGATTCACTCATACTTACCGATAATGACAATGATTGAGATACAGATGTACTTACTGAATCTGAAGCAATAATACTATTGATATCTAAGCTATCAAGCGATCTGATCTCTGCAAGCCCCTTACTTGTTACAACAGATGTACTTGCTGATGTGCTAGCCGATGTGCTGGCACTTGTTGAAGCCGACGTACTTGCTGACGTGCTTGCCGATGTACTTGCACTTGTCGAAGCTGACGTACTTGCTGATGTACTTGCTGATGTGCTTGCACTTGTTGAAGCTGATGTACTTGCTGATGTGCTTGCGCTCGTTGAAGCTGACGTACTTGCCGATGTACTTGCACTTGTTGAAGCCGACGTACTTGCGCTTGTTGAAGCTGATGTGCTTGCTGACGTGCTTGCGCTCGTTGAAGCTGATGTACTTGCTGATGTGCTGGCACTTGTTGAAGCTGACGTACTTGCTGATGTGCTTGCACTTGTCGAAGCGGACGTACTTGCCGACGTGCTTGCCGATGTACTTGCACTTGTTGAAGCTGATGTACTTGCTGATGTGCTAGCCGATGTACTTGCGCTGGTTGAAGCTGACGTACTTGCTGACGTGCTTGCGCTCGTTGAAGCTGATGTACTTGCTGATGTGCTTGCGCTCGTTGAAGCTGACGTACTTGCTGACGTGCTTGCACTTGTTGAAGCCGACGTACTTGCTGACGTGCTTGCGCTCGTTGAAGCTGACGTGCTTGCCGATGTACTTGCACTTGTCGAAGCTGACGTACTTGCTGATGTACTTGCACTCGTTGAAGCTGATGTACTTGCTGACGTACTTGCGCTTGTTGAAGCCGACGTACTTGCTGATGTGCTTGCACTTGTTGAAGCGGATGTACTTGCTGATGTGCTAGCCGATGTACTTGCGCTGGTTGAAGCCGACGTACTTGCTGACGTGCTTGCGCTCGTTGAAGCCGACGTACTTGCTGACGTGCTTGCGCTCGTTGAAGCGGATGTACTTGCTGATGTGCTTGCACTCGTTGAAGCTGATGTACTTGCACTTGTCGAAGCTGACGTACTTGCACTTGTTGAAGCCGACGTACTTGCTGATGTGCTAGCCGATGTACTTGCGCTCGTTGAAGCTGATGTACTTGCGCTGGTTGAAGCGGATGTACTTGCTGACGTGCTTGCACTTGTTGAAGCCGACGTACTTGCTGACGTGCTTGCGCTCGTTGAAGCTGACGTGCTTGCCGATGTACTTGCACTTGTCGAAGCTGACGTACTTGCTGATGTACTTGCACTCGTTGAAGCTGATGTACTTGCTGATGTGCTTGCGCTCGTTGAAGCTGACGTGCTTGCCGATGTACTTGCACTTGTCGAAGCTGACGTACTTGCTGATGTGCTTGCGCTTGTTGAAGCTGACGTGCTTGCACTTGTTGAAGCTGACGTGCTAGCCGATGTACTTGCGCTCGTTGAAGCGGATGTACTTGCTGATGTGCTTGCGCTCGTTGAAGCTGACGTACTTGCTGACGTGCTTGCACTTGTTGAAGCCGACGTACTTGCTGACGTGCTTGCGCTCGTTGAAGCTGACGTGCTTGCCGATGTACTTGCACTTGTCGAAGCTGACGTACTTGCTGATGTACTTGCACTCGTTGAAGCTGATGTACTTGCTGATGTGCTTGCGCTCGTTGAAGCTGACGTACTTGCTGACGTGCTTGCACTTGTCGAAGCTGACGTACTTGCTGATGTGCTTGCGCTTGTTGAAGCTGACGTGCTTGCACTTGTTGAAGCTGACGTGCTAGCCGATGTACTTGCGCTCGTTGAAGCGGATGTACTTGCTGATGTGCTTGCGCTCGTTGAAGCTGACGTACTTGCTGACGTGCTTGCACTTGTTGAAGCCGACGTACTTGCTGACGTGCTTGCGCTCGTTGAAGCTGACGTGCTTGCCGATGTACTTGCACTTGTCGAAGCTGACGTACTTGCTGATGTACTTGCACTCGTTGAAGCTGATGTACTTGCTGACGTACTTGCGCTTGTTGAAGCCGACGTACTTGCTGATGTGCTTGCACTTGTTGAAGCGGATGTACTTGCTGATGTGCTAGCCGATGTACTTGCGCTGGTTGAAGCCGACGTACTTGCTGACGTGCTTGCGCTCGTTGAAGCAGATGTACTTGCACTTGTCGAAGCTGACGTACTTGCTGATGTGCTTGCACTTGTTGAAGCTGACGTACTTGCTGACGTGCTTGCACTTGTTGAAGCCGATGTACTTGCTGATGTGCTTGCACTTGTTGAAGCCGACGTACTTGCTGATGTGCTAGCCGATGTACTTGCGCTGGTTGAAGCCGACGTACTTGCTGACGTGCTTGCGCTCGTTGAAGCCGACGTACTTGCTGACGTGCTTGCGCTCGTTGAAGCGGATGTACTTGCTGAT is a window of Streptococcus mitis DNA encoding:
- a CDS encoding LPXTG cell wall anchor domain-containing protein; protein product: MVHSTSINSEPQTIPAKAGKQLPNTGESASVSSALLGAVAGLTGLGLVAKRRKNDNEE
- a CDS encoding glycosyltransferase family 2 protein; the encoded protein is MEDLISVVIPVYNVENYLEECIQSVLNQTYTNLDIVLVNDGSTDTSREICDRFSELDSRIRVFHTENKGAALAKNFGVAQALGEYVLFVDSDDIAENRMVETLHKQVEETGADIVIGNYFIYDENDGQCKFYVLERDFCIEELSAQELINRQAGHWHLNASAFIMPVFKLFKKNLLLQVPFTNGRRFDDEATIHRLFIKSQKTIFVNDNLYIYRVRQGSIMTSQFDISWVQDILQVFSLKLADLILAGIDTSVMRTRFVNILNEYKYLCETYNLTDTDEYREILFRLDLYKK